From a region of the Lactuca sativa cultivar Salinas chromosome 4, Lsat_Salinas_v11, whole genome shotgun sequence genome:
- the LOC111889192 gene encoding cytosolic sulfotransferase 5 yields the protein MSTYLVPDQNTCHQPTSITGENQIPTEEEQAYKKLDEKLKGLLATLPKDKGWRSANIYLHEGFWLSPQVIKGLLMINNYFHAQSTDIFLAAFMKCGTTWLKALMFATANRHRYSFSDHPLRRNGPQSAFPFLDTHIFLDYPITKFEHLPSPRMFATHFAHSLLPTSMSSPSSTCKFVYVCRDPKDALISKWHFMSKLRSKELPPLSFNEAYELFCNGVSEYGPFWDHVLGYWKASQESPEKILFLKYEDMKKEPSVELKKLAAFMGMPFSAEEEKGGVVGEIVKLCSFENLSNLEVNNEGGGAQKFTAQVVVENRDFFRKGKVGDWKNYLTEEMRERIDSITETMFKNSGLTLGLTKEA from the coding sequence ATGTCGACATACCTTGTTCCCGATCAAAATACATGCCACCAACCCACCTCTATTACTGGCGAAAACCAAATCCCTACAGAAGAAGAACAAGCCTACAAGAAGCTCGATGAAAAGCTCAAAGGCCTTCTTGCAACTCTCCCCAAAGACAAAGGCTGGAGAAGCGCAAACATCTATCTACACGAAGGTTTCTGGTTGAGTCCCCAAGTTATCAAAGGCTTATTAATGATCAACAACTACTTCCATGCCCAATCCACCGACATCTTCCTTGCAGCTTTCATGAAGTGTGGAACCACCTGGCTAAAGGCTCTCATGTTCGCCACCGCCAACCGCCACCGTTACAGTTTTTCTGATCATCCCCTTCGTCGCAACGGGCCCCAGAgtgctttccctttccttgacacACACATTTTTCTTGATTATCCGATAACTAAGTTTGAGCATCTCCCTTCTCCTCGAATGTTCGCCACACACTTTGCTCATAGCTTGTTACCGACCTCAATGTCATCACCCTCCTCGACATGCAAGTTTGTATACGTGTGTAGGGATCCAAAAGATGCACTCATTTCCAAGTGGCACTTCATGAGCAAACTTAGATCGAAAGAACTACCACCCCTTTCGTTCAATGAAGCTTACGAGCTTTTCTGCAATGGTGTCTCTGAGTACGGACCATTTTGGGACCATGTGTTGGGATACTGGAAAGCTAGCCAGGAATCACCTGAGAAGATCTTGTTCTTGAAGTATGAGGACATGAAGAAAGAACCGTCGGTGGAGCTGAAGAAGTTGGCGGCGTTCATGGGAATGCCTTTTTCGGCGGAGGAGGAGAAGGGAGGGGTGGTGGGAGAGATTGTGAAGCTTTGTAGCTTTGAGAATTTGAGTAATCTTGAGGTGAATAATGAAGGCGGCGGTGCTCAGAAGTTTACGGCGCAGGTGGTGGTGGAGAATCGGGATTTTTTCAGAAAAGGAAAGGTGGGAGATTGGAAAAATTATTTGACAGAGGAGATGAGAGAGCGGATTGATTCGATCACTGAAACCATGTTTAAGAATTCGGGGTTAACACTGGGTCTTACAAAAGAAGCTTGA